TTACATGAATTGATAACTAATATTTAGAATTTAACATGATCCAATTTTCATTGTCAAGCTTCATCATTTCTAAAAGTTCACTTCATCAcgatatttaatttccgaaagcGGGATGGTTCTTAAGAATTTGATACACATGATCAAATGCAAAATCTTTGTTGTTTTATTGAGAATATAGAGTTGTAGCATGTGCctcctacaaaataaataaacataatcTCTCATTTAGAAAATTAATGACTTAAAATATGTAGATAATTGAAAATAAGAGGTTCCATTGAAATACTTACAACTCCTCCGGGCATATTTACATGAATTGAATGTATGATACCCATGtaaattttggttttctttttttatcaccGACCACCTATTTTGAATACTTTGTCTTGTTCTTCCGTTTTCATTACCACCCGCTTCTTCTACAATGGATTGAAGTACCCTTTCCCAATAGTTGTTGACTCCTTGATATTGTCCAACAATCGGTTGGAGACTAATTTTcatccaagctttggtgattgcaagATCTTCATTTGTAGTGTATGCCATACTTGCACTTGATtggaattaaaaatataaaattaggagagATAAATTTTGGGatggtttgatttgtgttgaAGAAGCCAATTTATAGAtaaattttaattttgaaaatctgACTGTTGAAACACTATTGAGAATAGAGACTTAAGTCACTTAAATACAACAAAGTGTAACGTTTTGCGAATTCTTAGTACTTTTTTTTTGGGCAATCTCTGCGAAGTTTATTTAGCTGCTCTAGGGGCTTTTTTTCATCAGTGCCAGAATTTCTTTCTGATCGATCATATACTGACATGGATCATAAACTAAAAGTAAACCCTCCTCCACTCAAATCTCGTGGATCATCATTGAGGAGAACAATAAATTTTGCAATAGAAAGTGAGCTAcagaaaaacaaagtaaaagaaagtgATCTACAGAAAAAGAGCGTAAAAACTACTGCCAATCCATGCATGAAACTCGTCAAAGATGTCTGGTTAAGCGAATCGAAGAATCACAATCTTCTATTCTCTCCATTCTCAATGGACACTGCTCTTGGGTTACTTGCTTCTGGAGCAAGTggtgaaaccttaaacaaatattAGGATTTCTCAACTGTGAGAGTCTCAACAAACTGAATTCCGATCATTCTCAACTCATCAGCATGTTAGGCGAAACAAGAACAGGACCTAAAGGTCCTAAACTGTCTTTGGTTGGCGGCGTTTGGGTCAGATCCTCCCTAAAACCTGCATTCCAAGAAGTTGTGCATGCAGTTTACAAATCCTAAGCCGAGACTGTGGATTTCAAAAATAAGGTGCGTGCAAAAATCCTTGCATTGTTcttgttttgtattttttttccatttgatTTGTGTTAGATTTTCATTTTTCTGTCGTTCTAATGATTTAATGCGCATGGCCTTTGAAACGACAAGGTAGAGAATTGAAGTTTTGTTATTATCAAAATCTTGGATTACAATTCTGTTCTTCGAAAGCTAAATAGATAGATATCCTAATACATATTGATTAGCATATTTACACAAGATAATATTATTCCTCACTTAACTTATTATTTaaccataaatataaatatatgtgtATCTCCaataatatacatatatatgcatATCTTCAGTACTCCCCCTCAAGCTTcaatactccccctcaagttggagcatgaagatcacgaatgcccaaatTGCGAAGAAGTAGCTCAAACTGAGGACGCCCAAGAGCTTTGGTGAAAATGTCTGCAAGCTGAGCGGTTGTGCGAACATGAGAAGTAATAATAGCACCAGATTGAACTTTATCGCGCACATAATGACAATCCATCTCAATGTGTTTGGTGCGCTCATGAAAAACAAGATTAGCATCAATATGAAGAGAGGATTGACTATCACAGTAAAGGCGCATAGGTTGAGAATGAAATACACCTAGAGATTTCAATAACGCCTTTAGCCACGTGAGCTCACTACAAGTATGCGCCATGGAACGGTACTCGTCCTCTGCAGAAGAACGAGATATTGTatgttgcttctttgtcttccaagatATAGGTGAGCCTCCCAAGAAAATAAAGTAACCAGTAAGCGAACGACGACTAAGAGGACATGACGCCCAATCAGAATCACAATAAGCAGTAAGTGGAAGAGCACTATCCTTGCGTAAAACAATCCCTTGACCTGGATGACTCTTAAGATAACGAAGAACTCGAAGAGCAGCTTCCCAATGTGCAACTCAAGGAGAATGCATGAATTGAGCCAATATATGTACCGAATAACACAATTCAGGACGCGTAATGGTCAAATAAATCAAACATCCAATAAGTCGGCGATACTGAGATGAATCTGAATACAAAGGTCCATCATCTAGAGCCAATCGATGATGTTGATCAATAGGTGAAGCAGCTGGTTTGGCTCCAAGAAGTCCAGTCTCAGAAAGTATATCCAAAGTATATTTTCGTTGAGATAAAAATAGACCATCAGTACCTTGAGATATTTCAATACCCAAAAATACTTGAGAGGACCTAAATCTTTCATATGAAAGCACTGACTTAAGTATGTCTTAAAAGTAACAATCGCAGCGGAATTATTCCTagcaataatcaaatcatcaacataaacaagtACGTTAATGGAATTTTCACCTCGTCGTAGAGTAAATAAAGATTAATCAGCATAAGACTGTATAAACCCAAAAGCCTAAAGAGCActtgcaagcttagcaaaccaaTTACGTGGAGCTTGACGAAGACCATATAAGGATTTGTGAAGACGACATACTTTGCCCGAAGAAGTAGTCGAATAGCCTGGAGGAAGTTGCATatatacttcctcatcaagatcccCGAGTAGAAAGGCATTGTGAACATCCATTTGGTGCAACTCCCAATCTTGATCCACTGCGACTGCCAAAAAAGTTCTAACTGAAACCATTTTGGCTACGGGAGCAAAGGTTTCATGGTAATCAACCCATTCAACCTGTTTATTACCAAGAACAACCAATCGAGCTTTATATCTTTCTACACTGCCAtcagaattatatttaattttgtaaacccatttacaacgAATAGTCTTCTTTCCTGGCGGAAGATCAGTAATAGACAACGTGCCATTTTTATCAAGAGCATTAATTTCCTTAGACATAGCTACACGCCAGCAAGGAAGACGAACAGCCTCCGCATAACTGCTAGGTTCTTTAAGAGTAGTAATCGCCGCCAGAAAACGAGTATGATTAGCGGAAAATTTTGCACAAGACACATAATTAGTTATGGGATAAGGCGTACCTGAGAACGTTGACGAGTGCGGAGTAGAAGAGCCGGGGTCTATAGCTTGAATGGTGTTACATACATAATCCTTTAACCCTGTATTAGAAACCCGAGACCGAACACTACGTCGAACTGCCTTATCAGAATTAGCACTAATAACATCACTTTCAGTATCAGGAGTTACAGTTgcattagagcatccacagtgggcgagtataaccaaaaatttgggatgagatcgtaacacagtgggacggagtaaagatcaaatcccaaccaaagatcaaattccagaccaaatatggtcgcgaccaaatcccaaattctaatatagtcgggcgtaaatttaaagtacgcttgttgctgggcgtaaatttaaagtacgcttgttaacgggcggagatttaaattacgcccgatgaaaattcaaattaaataaaaaaaaaagaatgaggcggacttttaaagtccgcctgatgaaagttacaaagattgtggcggacttttaaagtccgcctgatgaaatttataaaaaatggggcggacttttaaagtccgcctgatgaaattttacaaaaagaaaatggggcggacttttaaagtccgcctgatgaaattttagtcATTTGCTCTTAGAAGAATAACGGACCAGATCTTTCCTTTCTGCAATATCTGACATGTCTTGCTGGGGCCCATATGAGACAAAACCATCTTCTAAAGTAACTAATGATCCGTATGTGATCTTTGGAATTCTGTCACTTGCTGTGACTATTGGACTTCTAACACTACTAGACAAATCCAGTACCTCATTAAATGGAGTAGTAGTTCTGTCACTACTGGACAAATCTCGTGTCTTACTGTCTGGTAAAATAGTTCCCTCACTATGAGACAGATCTCGCACAACATTTCTTTCACTTCCTGGAACAGTTGTGTCGTCACTGCCGGACAACGTCTGTTCTTTACTTCCTGGACAAATTGTACAGTCACCAGACAACATCTGTATATTACTGCCTGGAGTTGTTGTACTGCCACTAGCTGTGGATTTATGTCCGGCTGTATCGGACAATTTCTTCCCGCTTGTACCTGAAGAACTACCCGGATTAGCAGTACCGTCAGAAAACAATAAGTTTGGTTGTTCTCCAGAGATTTCTAACCTTCTATCCAATTCAATTTGGGATTCTTCATTATTATTATCCAAAGGAACAACATGATAAggaaatttgttttcaaagaaaACTACATCACGAGACACAAAAAATTGTTTGGTTTCCAAATCAAACAAGTGTCAACCCTTTTTTCCAAAAGGATAACCAACAAATATGCAACGTCGACTTCGTGGATTAAACTTGTTACGATCACGAGGGACAATACTTGCATAGCACAAACATCCAATACTCGAatatgagtataaataggtggcTTTCTATGTAACATTTCATAAGGAGTTTTCCGATTGAGTAAGGTAGTAGGCGTGCGATTGATAATATGAGCAGCGGTTAGAATGCACTCACCCCAAAACCGAAGAGGTAAATTTGCTTGAAATCGCAAAGCACGTTCTACATTCAATATATGACGATGTTTTCGTTCCACTCGCCCATTTTGTTGTGGCGTATCTACACATGAAGTTTGAAATTCTATTCCTTGTTCAGAAAAAAATGGAATCAATGGACGAAATTCAGTACCGTTATCACTGCGATCTTTCTTAACATGTCTATCAAATTGTGTCTTAGCCATAGCACAAAAACTCTGAAAATTTTTCACCACTTCAGTTTTATGTGCCATCAAATAAACCCAGACACAACGAGAATGATCATCAACAATAGTAAGAAAATAATGTGCACCACAAGAAGACGATGTACGACACGGACCCCATACATCACAATGAACTAAACTGAAGATGTCATTTGCTTTATTCTCACTTATAGGAAAACTAGCACGTGTTTGTTTAGCCTTAAAACAAGTATCACATGGTTCATTGAGAAACTTCTGACAATCAACTTTATTCATACCAGGAAGCAAAGAAATAATCTTATTAGAAGGATGACCTAAACGCTTAtgccataaataataattttcACCAGTAGTAACTCGATGTGCCATAATCTGCGCTCCACTGTGGAAGATATCGACCCCATCTCGTTCCT
This portion of the Papaver somniferum cultivar HN1 chromosome 11, ASM357369v1, whole genome shotgun sequence genome encodes:
- the LOC113325087 gene encoding uncharacterized protein LOC113325087, whose protein sequence is MMISPVKLNSDNYKQDEQVVVNTTLMNNDANSTGSYLSSQDRLPLANTLTDAHWEAIVNMFNSSNKEGSNEKFSRKWMLDTGASRHMTGSKEFFCKTYQIGFSSVKLPNGAYTAASCEGTVVFGKNMRLYRVLYVPDLRCNLISLTCLIKDLKCIVTLTDKLCVIQDRTTRTLIGVGEERDGVDIFHSGAQIMAHRVTTGENYYLWHKRLGHPSNKIISLLPGMNKVDCQKFLNEPCDTCFKAKQTRASFPISENKANDIFSLVHCDVWGPCRTSSSCGAHYFLTIVDDHSRCVWVYLMAHKTEVVKNFQSFCAMAKTQFDRHVKKDRSDNGTEFRPLIPFFSEQGIEFQTSCVDTPQQNGRVERKHRHILNVERALRFQANLPLRFWVFFENKFPYHVVPLDNNNEESQIELDRRLEISGEQPNLLFSDGTANPGSSSGTSGKKLSDTAGHKSTASGSTTTPGSNIQMLSGDCTICPGSKEQTLSGSDDTTVPGSERNVVRDLSHSEGTILPDSKTRDLSSSDRTTTPFNEVLDLSSSVRSPIVTASDRIPKITYGSLVTLEDGFVSYGPQQDMSDIAERKDLAVRRSVRSRVSNTGLKDYVCNTIQAIDPGSSTPHSSTFSGTPYPITNYVSCAKFSANHTRFLAAITTLKEPSSYAEAVRLPCWRVAMSKEINALDKNGTLSITDLPPGKKTIRCKWVYKIKYNSDGSVERYKARLVVLGNKQVEWVDYHETFAPVAKMVSVRTFLAVAVDQDWELHQMDVHNAFLLGDLDEEVYMQLPPGYSTTSSGKVCRLHKSLYGLRQAPRNWFAKLANILKSVLSYERFRSSQVFLGIEISQGTDGLFLSQRKYTLDILSETGLLGAKPAASPIDQHHRLALDDGPLYSDSSQYRRLIGSALRVLRYLKSHPGQGIVLRKDSALPLTAYCDSDWASCPLSRRSLTGYFIFLGGSPISWKTKKQHTISRSSAEDEYRSMAHTCSELTWLKALLKSLGVFHSQPMRLYCDSQSSLHIDANLVFHERTKHIEMDCHYVRDKVQSGAIITSHVRTTAQLADIFTKALGRPQFELLLRNLGIRDLHAPT